The region ATTTTGCGACAAATAATCAGTATATGTTTTTGTAAAACATAATGCTGTGTTCATTAATACACAGATGCCAGTTGTTTGTGATACGATAGGAATGGTGTTTCAATCGACAACAATAAATGGGGGAATTTCCATGTCAGATAAAATATATGACGTAACAATTATTGGCGCCGGCCCCACTGGCTTATTCACAGCTTTCTATGGCGGAATGCGCCAGGCAAGCGTTAAAATAATTGAAAGTTTACCGCACACTGGCGGGCAGCTGACTGCCCTGTACCCAGAGAAAGATATATATGATATTGCAGGATTTCCAAAGGTTGGTGCACAAGAGCTGGTGGACAACCTGGAAGAACAGGCAAGTCTGTTCGATCCGACAATCGTCCTTGAACAATCCATTCAAAAAATTGAACGGTTGGAAGATGACACATTTAAGCTCATTTCAGATAAAGAGGTTCATTATTCAAAAACAATCATTATCACCGCCGGAAATGGCGCATTCCAGCCACGTCGGTTAAATGTAGGTGAATGTGACAAGTTTGAAGGTGTTAATCTCCATTATCATGTGAAGGATATGAATCAATACAAAGACCAGAACGTCATGCTGCTTGGTGGAGGGGACTCCGCAGTGGATTGGGCGTTGATGCTTGAACCAATTGCGAAAAAGGTCAACCTTGTCCATCGTCGTGATAAATTCAGAGCCCACGAACACAGCGTCGAAAAGCTTATGGCATCAAATGTTGATATTTTAACTCCATTCGTTCCAAAAGAAATCAGCGGAACAGATAAAATTGAAACTGTAACACTTGAGGAAGTTAAGGGCGATAAAAAAATTTCGGTAGATGTTGATTCCGTGCTCTGCAACTACGGATTTGTGTCCACCCTGGGACCTATTAAAGACTGGGGTCTGGAAATCGAAAAGAACAGCATTGTCGTCAACTCACGCATGGAAACAAACATCCCGGGCATCTATGCAGCCGGCGATATTACCACCTATCCCGGCAAAGTCAAACTCATTGCCACCGGATTCGGAGAAGGACCAACTGCTATTAATAATGCTAAACAATACAT is a window of Virgibacillus ihumii DNA encoding:
- a CDS encoding NAD(P)/FAD-dependent oxidoreductase; amino-acid sequence: MSDKIYDVTIIGAGPTGLFTAFYGGMRQASVKIIESLPHTGGQLTALYPEKDIYDIAGFPKVGAQELVDNLEEQASLFDPTIVLEQSIQKIERLEDDTFKLISDKEVHYSKTIIITAGNGAFQPRRLNVGECDKFEGVNLHYHVKDMNQYKDQNVMLLGGGDSAVDWALMLEPIAKKVNLVHRRDKFRAHEHSVEKLMASNVDILTPFVPKEISGTDKIETVTLEEVKGDKKISVDVDSVLCNYGFVSTLGPIKDWGLEIEKNSIVVNSRMETNIPGIYAAGDITTYPGKVKLIATGFGEGPTAINNAKQYIDPKARIQPKHSTAMF